ACGCGGCAACATCTGAATAGGCCAAAGTActgaatagtacgcctataaatactgccgtccccattcatttgcggacacgttcaatacaagtacaattcttaaccctctctactttctctctctagagcaTTATCTcatttgctgacttaggcatcggagggggtttcctcggtcaaacccccgaggttagcttacGTTCGTTCTGTCTGACAGGGCAACATCACCAGGCAGGGCTCCCCCAGTTCCATACCCGGAACAGCCATAGTAATGTTGCCTTGCAAGGAGAGATTGAATGTTGGTAATCGATTGATAGTGTTTTTTTTGAAGAGGAAAGAAAGTCAGATAAGAACGAATGTAAAGGAGTTCAAGAGATGAAGAATGTATTAATAAGTGAGGGCATTTTggtcttttaatatttttaatgtcATTAACTTATTCTACATTTAGGGTTTTTTTGTCCTGCATTGTTCGTATAAGAATTCTTTTGTTTTGGTGATAGAGCAGTCTATAACTACAAGCCTACAACATCGAAACTAGTTGTAGGCTTGTAGACTTGTAGCATGCAAGTTAAGGTAGATGGGATGGCTTTGAGAGTTTGAGGATATTGATGAGGCCCAACCCATAACACAATAACAGCAGGTCAAGGTCAAGGTCAATGGCAACAGGGAGTCACGCACACCAGGGTGATGATTTTGGTAGTTGGATAATGAGTAACTTGCTGTTTCTTTTTAAAGAGGATGGCAAAGATGATGTGAGGGTAGTGGAGTTTATCTCTACGTTATGGGCCCTTTGGCTTCATAGAAATGAAGTCGTTTTTAAAAACTCTCAAAGCTCTGCGGCAAGAGTCATGGTTTTAGTTGAGGGAGGAAAGAGTAGGTGGCTGGAAACAAGGAAACTATTGCAGCTACAATTGGGAGCTACGGATGCGTGCAACCCCAAAGGTAAGTCGAAACCTTTTGTATGGAAAGCTGGAACTCCAACACCTGGCCCCTTTGTGTCACTAGTGGTTGATGCGGCATGGAAGAAGATTAGGAAAAGGAAGGGCAGCGAAAGGGGAGCAGCAATTGCTTGGAAGGGAGAACGTAATGAAGAGTCACACATACAAGGATGGATGAGGGTATGTGCATCTTGCCCAGTACAAGCCGAGTGTCTAGCCATCTTTGAAGCCTTGAAAGTGGCGTGTGATCATGCTTCCAACATCATCATTAAAACGGATTGCCAAGAGGTGATTGATGCACTTAGAAACCCGGCTACCGCTGACATTCGTATCCTCCATATAATCCAAGGCATAATTTCACTAGCTTCCAATTCTATTTTACGTTTTGTAGTGTGTATTAAGGTCAGTAGACTAATGGTTTCTTCTGCTCATGATCTTGCCTCACAGGTGAGAAAAGGGTTgatataataagtttatttgtgtggctgtcaaaaaaaaaaaaaaaaaaacagaaggtCAAACTCAACTTTCTAAACATGGAAGTACCATAGTACAAAATTCCTAGGCCCAGCCCAAAGTCAAGCACCACCACGACCATATTGTACATTGAAAACGTAACTCGCTATGTTCTTTAATATTTCCTCTATTCAATTTTTGTTACAACATTTTTGTAAAATGACAATTTTCTTTTAGTTGCAATGTTAGTTATTTCTTGTAATATTTCAATATTAAAATGACAAATTTGCTCTTCTTCCTCCCTTAACTTGGTTTAATCTAATGTCCACGTAGGGACTAAAATGTTTAAAGTTTTTCCTCTTTTTAATCTTCGTGCATAGACTTATATTGCAGCTAAAAGTGAACGGAAAAAGTACTTACAAGAGTTACTACGCCCTTCCTGTCGATGTGAACTCTTGTGGACCAACACCTTGGGAATAAAGTGGGATCCGCTCAAGGACCTAAACCTTTGGTATAGGTTCAAATCCTATTGGACATCCATAACATTTTATTCAAGGAAGTGATTGGGGGGAAAATATAagaacaaattaaataaaaataaattataccaTAATAACTCAACTTTTTTCTATTATtggttctaaaattattattgtTAAAAAAAGGTAATACTTGAATTAACCTGTCAAAAACCGACCTAACCCAAGAGAATATCGTGTAAGTCCGTATGAAAAAATTTAAGGAGACTTGATTTCACCATATTTAACTATTTGTAGGGCTGTCAAATCAGATCATGGGTCGGTAACTTGTTGGTGTTAATCAAGTAATGTTTTGTGCGGGATCATTATGCCTTAAATGTCCAATTTTTTTCTAGACACTTCGATTTTTGTCGGATCGGGATTGTTTTTAATGGGTCTGGCTATTTACCTACTGATCTTTAACATTAGGTTTTGTGATTTTTTCATTAAATaccccagatttcacaaaatttACCTAATACTCACTAGGTTAATTAGTTAAATAAGAGCTAATGACTATTGAAGTTACCTACCGATAATCATTAAAGGCATTTGGATGTACTTTTGAGAAAATAGTGGTAtgtggtatttttttttatttttatgaagtTAGTTGGGATATTTAGTGAATTTCGTAAAAACGTTGGGAAATTTTGATATGACCCGGCCCCATTAGAGTCAAGTTGAACCCGAGCCACACACCCGATTGGACAACTCTCCCCGATTCAAAAATGCTTCAAGCATTCAACGAGAACTATCAGTACTCTTCAAACGGTAGAGAAATTTTGTGAAATTCTCACTCCATCAAAGAAATGGCGATGCAAGTTGAAGAAGGTAAATCAGGATCAGAGTTCCCTTACTGGAAACCTGTTCACCGGAAGTTTGCTCCTGATTCTCCCTTTTTCTCTTCCGGCGATGTTGAGCGACAACTTCTCGACAAACAggtcttaattttttttactcgtTGTGAACATTTCTGTACTTTATGAGAATGATTGCTTTGATTAAACTCATTAGTTACTGTAATGGAAATTATTTTGTGTTTATGATCATCTATTGTGTTATAATTAGGTTTAATTTTAAAAAGGGTTAATTGagatttttagggttttgattgGAATATGCAATGCATCattttttcttgaaattaaGCTCACTTTTAGGTGTAAACTGGTTGTTCTCGCTAGCTTATATGAGTGGGTATACCATTTTTTATAAGGTGGAGCTTAATTTTTCTATCTGTACCAAAATATGAAGAGTAGTAAATTTAGAGAAATTTCATAATTCTAGTCCATGAACTGGTTCCGTGGGACTGCAAATGCTGCCTGAGTCCCTGATTGTTATTGCTCAACCCTGTGAACTGATTGAACTCTGTAAATTAGATTTAACAAGTACCATGCACAAACCAATTTGCCAATGTATATCTTATATAATTGGCACCTTGTCCAGACCCCTCGTAATTAAGAATATGATACTCGGTATTTTGTAACTTCTAAAATCAGTCAAGAAATGGTTTCTTCATAACATAAATACATAATGGCATAAGTTTTAGCTCTTCATGGTCCATTGAATAAAATCTAGATGTCCGGCTTAGCTTCTCTTGGGGAAAGTTCGCCTTTTATTCGATATGATACTGCAGGATTAACTAGTTAAATTTACGGTTTCCTTTCTATTATGGATAAAGCTGTCATCGTAATACTGACCCTGTGTTGCTGTGTTTTGAACAAAGTGGCTTGTTTTATTTTTGACTTGATTCATGTCCAGGTTGCGTTGGTTTTGACTGAAGATGAAATGCAACAACTTCTTGACATGGAAGATCATGAAAGGTATGAAGTAATACAATACAATTGTCTGTTTCAGATGTCCCGTATTTCCAATTTAAGAATGTCCCTTGATGCTAAATTCAAATCCATTCCACCCATGGGGTTAtcagttcaaatgctagagaaGGTACTTACCTAATCTATGTAGTTATTGTCTCCCTTTTCCAGCTTGCTGGATAAGCGGAAAAATATGATGACTACTTAACTAGTGATAAGGAAGTCTCGTTTCCACGGCTTCATTTGAGTAGTTCATGTTTCTAGTACCATTAGGTTGTTCGCACTTCTTGTTTTGCGGACTAAAAACTGGGGTATGAGTTTAAATTATAGAGCGCATTACATTTGCTTGTcgattttattgaggaattgcttGCACTGGCTAGTTACTAGAGTTTTCATCTTTTCCTGCTTCCAAAGACCAAGTTCGCAACTTTTTCTCTAATTTCTATAATCTTCTTTTGTTagatattactccctccatctaTTTTATCGTCGCAATTTCTTTTTTCGTCTGTCAATCTAATTGTCATACTTCCTTTATGGCATGAACCCACTGGTATTTGATTAACTCTCTCCTCCTACTACCAAAAGTTATGGCCTCAAATCCCCCCCACATTCAATTAAACAAATACTTCCACTATCTCTCACCATACCCATTTTCTATTAAACTATAATAAATAAGCTTATAATAACGTATCGCATTGAACTTCGTGAGAAGTCTATTGCGACAATTCAGGAATACTTCATTCTGCTTGTTTTTACTTGATTGAGATCAGTATACCTCATGACATAACGTGATTGCAGGGAGATTTTCTGTCCAATTGTGGGTTGTGGTGCACGGTTAAATTCATTAGAAGGCTTTGAGGATCACTACCATTCATGCCATACTGCATCCTGTTCAGTATGCCATAAATCATATCCAACACAGCGCTTGCTTAGCATACATTTGTCAGAAGTGCATGACTCTTATTTTAAGGCCAAAGTTTCGAAGGGTTTCTCCATGGTAAGTACTAACTCTGCTCACATCCTTTTATCTTTACTCAACATCACACGTTTTCCCTCCTCAACTATCTAAATATTGTAGCCTTCTTGTTGATGATACACAATAATACTTTGAGTTCTGAAGGCATCCTTTATTTATGCtggaaaacaaaataaaactatAGCAATGGATGCCAACGGTGACTTTCATATAGTAATTTAATACAGGACAAAGTTTTTTCTTCCAAGCATGCTAGTAGACCATAGGTAGGGATTGATGGAATGATGGACAGTAGAAAGTTGAACTCACGCTAGTTTCCAGTGGTGTCATTTCAGCTGCCAAACCAAACGTCAAAGAAAGAGAAATGGTTGTTTGTCAATTCACATAGCCTAGAAGTAATGATGAACCGGTGGTATTTGTTAGTGCACATTTTTTGAAAGACAAATGCTGAAAAATTAAGATTGATTATGTTCATCTTCAGTACGAATGCTTGGTGGAAACTTGCGGGTTGAAATTCAAGAGTTATAAAGCCCGACATCAACATCTTGTGGACAAGCACAAATTTCCTATTACATATGAGTTCTATAAGAAAGCACACTTATCCAAGAAACAGAGGCAGAAATACGGGCGTAAACCAGCACTTTGCAAGGAGGAAACTTCAAATGCAATGCCATTAGACAATGAGGCCGATGACAGCATGGAAGATCTTACTTCTGCTATCTCCCAGTTAAGCACGTCTGACTCGGTGCCT
This genomic stretch from Spinacia oleracea cultivar Varoflay chromosome 3, BTI_SOV_V1, whole genome shotgun sequence harbors:
- the LOC110802617 gene encoding uncharacterized protein encodes the protein MAMQVEEGKSGSEFPYWKPVHRKFAPDSPFFSSGDVERQLLDKQVALVLTEDEMQQLLDMEDHEREIFCPIVGCGARLNSLEGFEDHYHSCHTASCSVCHKSYPTQRLLSIHLSEVHDSYFKAKVSKGFSMYECLVETCGLKFKSYKARHQHLVDKHKFPITYEFYKKAHLSKKQRQKYGRKPALCKEETSNAMPLDNEADDSMEDLTSAISQLSTSDSVPSSISFGHRHSRGLAFVPRSVQRERRPGYSPSTMN